AGCATCCCGGCGCCTTTTGGCATTAGCTCGTCCGGACTGTGAACTCATTTATGTGGGGAAATCTCCGGACCGCCATACTTTAAAACAGGATGAAATTAACCAGGTTCTTGTGGATAAGGGTCTCGAAGGTAAAATTGTTACCCGCCTTAAAGGGGGAGATCCCTTTGTGTTTGGCCGAGGCGGAGAGGAAGCGGAAGCTTTACTCAAGGCCGGAATTCAATTTGAAGTGGTGCCGGGTATTACTTCGGCTATTTCAGTACCTGCTTATGCAGGGATCCCTGTAACTCACAGAGATCTAACCTCTTCCTTTGCTGTTATTACAGGCCATGAAGATCCTACTAAGAACGAAACGAGTATTCATTGGGATCACTTGGCTCAATCACATGGAACACTAGTGTTCCTCATGGGTATGGAGAATCTGCCGCTGATCGCCCAGAAACTTGTTGAAAACGGTAAGAAGCCCACAACTCCCGTTGGCATTATTCAATGGGGGACCCGGCCGGAACAGCGGACACTGGTGGGCCAGCTGGATACCATTTCCGAAGACGTTAAAAAGGAAGGATTTACAAATCCTTCGATTATTATTGTCGGTGAGGTTGTCTCCCTGAGAGAAAAACTTCAATGGTTTGAGAAGAAACCTTTATTTGGTCAAAGAATCGTGGTTACACGTGCTCGTCATCAAGCCAGTGTATTAACTCAAGAAATAGAAGCCTTAGGCGGTGAAGCTTGGGAATTCCCGGCAATCGACATAGCCCCGCCTACGGATAAATCATATTTAATAAAAGCTATGAATAATCTTAGACAGTTCCAATGGCTTATCTTTACGAGCGTCAACGGGGTGGAAGGATTTTTTGAAGAATTAAGGATTCAAGATCGAGACGTTCGTGATTTAGCAGGTCTGGAAGTAGTTGCTATAGGTCCGGCCACCAAAGCTGCTCTTGAAAAAAGAGGACTTCGTGCTGCCTATGTTCCGGAAGAGTACCGGGCAGAGAATATTGTCGAGGGTCTTAAGGGGCGGGTTTCTGCCGGTCAAAAGGTGCTGTTGGCCCGGGCTGAAGAGGCTAGGGATGTTTTGCCGGCATCGCTCAAGGCTATGGGGGCAGAGGTCTGGGATGTTCCGGTCTATAAGACCGTGCTGGGAGACGCAAACCGCGAAGAATTACAGAGAATGCTTCGCGACAAGGAGATTCATAAAGTTACATTTACAAGCTCATCAACTGTGCGCAATTTTCTGGAGTTGTTGCATGGAGATATTTCCCTATTGAGCGAGGTTGATCTTTATTCCATAGGGCCAATAACCAGCGGCACTGCCCGGAAACTTGGTTTGACAATTTATAAAGAAGCAAAGGAATATACAATTCCTGGACTAGTCGAAGCCTTAATGGAGGGGTGAAAGTATGATTAGTGTCACAAAGCTCTTGTTCGATACAGAATACTTCGGAGACTCTCTGCGTTACAGCAAACATTCCCTGGGATCCCAGAACGGAACAACAGTCAATTCCGGGCCGGTGGTCGTATGGAATTCGACTCGTACCTGCAATTTAAAATGTGCCCATTGCTATATGGAATCCGATGCCCAGAAATATCAGGATGAAATGACAACGGAAGAAGCTAAGCGCTTTATTGATGATTTGGCGGATTTCCGAGTTCCGGTCCTGCTTTTTTCCGGCGGTGAGCCTTTAATACGTCCTGACTTTTTTGAACTGGCAGAATACGCCTCTGCCAAGGGCATCCGGGCAACTCTTTCTACGAATGGTACCCTGATAACCCCTGAAGCCGCTAAGCGTATTAAAGAAATCGGAGTGGGCTATGTGGGTATCTCCCTGGACGGGCTCCGGGATGTTAATGATAAGTTTAGAGGTAAAGAGGGCGCTTTTCAGGCCGCTATGGAAGGAATTCAAAATTGTGTGGCCGTTAACCAGCGAGTTGGGCTTCGCTTTACCATTAATCAGCACAACTATCAAGAATTAGATAAGATCTTTGATTTTATTGAAGCAGAAAATATCGACCGGGTATGTTTTTATCATCTGGTTTACTCGGGGCGGGGCAGCCAGATGATTGCTGAGGACGTGACACCGGAAGAATCCCGCAAAGCTTTGGACACGATTATCCGAAGGACACGTGATTTTGAAGAGCGGGGCTTGAAAAAAGAAATCCTGACGGTGGATAACCACTGTGATGGAGTCTACATGTATCTTCAAGCCTTAAAGGACGACCCGGCACGGGCGGAACGAATCAAGAATCTGATCGGATTTAATGGCGGGAACCGTTCCGGGATTGCCTTTGGTGAAGTCGATCCCTTGGGGAACGTCCATCCTGACCAATTTACTCAGCATATCACCTTTGGTAATGTCCGAGAACGAAAATTCGGAGACATTTGGACAGATCTGACCCACCCCATTTTGGCAGGGCTCAAAGACCGCAAAGGGCTGCTTAAGGGACGATGTGCATCATGCAGTCATCTAAGCATGTGCAACGGAAATTTCAGGACTCGTGCGGAAGCCGTAACGGGGGATTTCTGGGAGTCTGATCCTGCCTGTTATTTAACGGACGATGAAATTAATTAATGGAGGTTCTTGAGATGGAACTGAAGAGGCGCCCCCGGCGTTTACGGGCCAATGAAACCATTCGCAGCATGGTTCGGGAAAACCACATCCGAATTGAGAACTTAATCTACCCCATGTTTGTAATGCCGGGAGAAAAACAAAAAGTAGAAGTTTCTTCTATGCCCGGAGTCTATAATTTTTCACTGGATGAATTTATCATAGCCCTTAAGGAGGTTGTGGAACTGGGAGTCCCTGCTATTCTGCTCTTCGGGATTCCGGAAAGCAAGGATAGTGTTGGTTCCGGCGCCTACCATGAGCATGGGATAGTGCAGCAAGCTGTTCGCTTGGCGAAACAGCATTATCCGGATCTCTATGTCGTCACGGACGTCTGCTTGTGTGAGTATACGGATCATGGGCATTGCGGGCTGATAGAGAATGGGCAAATTCTCAACGATCCAACTCTTAAGCTCCTGGCCAATACGGCTCTTTCCCATGCCCAAGCTGGTGCCGATATGGTTGCTCCCTCCGATATGATGGATGGGCGAGTTGCCGCCATTCGCGAAACTCTCGATAAGGAAGGATTTTCACATATTCCCATCATGGCTTACTCAGCCAAATTTGCTTCCGGATTTTATGGACCTTTTCGGGAAGCTGCCGGATCAACGCCCCAGTTCGGAGATCGGAAAACCTATCAGATGGACCCCGCCAACGGCGATGAGGCAATGTTGGAAACAGAATTGGACATTGAAGAGGGCGCCGACATGATTATTGTTAAGCCGGCTTTGTCCTATGGTGATATTATTTATCGGACTAAACAAAAATACGGGATTCCCTTAGCAGCCTATAATGTCAGCGGAGAATACGCAATGGTTAAAGCAGCTGCAGAGAAGGGCTGGATTGATGAGAAACGAATCGTTATGGAGGCTCTGCTGAGTATGAAAAGGGCAGGTGCGGATTTGCTGATTACCTATCACGCTTTGGATGTAGCACGTTGGCTTAGAGAGGAGATTTAAGCATGATCGTTTCCTGGAATACTACGAATGACTGTAATATGTTTTGTGATCATTGCTACCGTGATGCAGGGTGTAAAGCCGAGGAAGAACTCAGTACATCTGAAGCAAAAACTTTACTAGAGCAAATTGCTAAAGCCGGTTTCAAAATCATGATTTTCAGCGGCGGAGAACCCTTGATGAGACCAGATATTGTGGAACTGGTGGCTCATGCCACTTCCCTTGGGCTGCGGCCGGTTTTCGGGACCAATGGGACCCTTATTACCTTAGATTTAGCTCGGCAGCTAAAAGAGGCTGGAGCAATGGGAATGGGTATATCTCTTGACTCCTTGGACAAGGAGAAGCATGATAAGTTTCGAAAATTCCCAGGTGCGTGGGATGGGGCCGTTCAAGGAATGAAAAATTGCCGGGAAGTGGGACTGCCTTTTCAAATTCACACTACGATTATGGATTGGAATGCCCACGAAGTAGAAGCTATTACGGATTTTGCCGTGGAAATGGGGGCAGTGGCCCATCACTTCTTCTTCCTCGTGCCGACAGGACGGGCAGTTTCCATTGAGGAGGAATCCTTGCGGGCTGAGGCCTATGAAGACATTTTGACCCGAATTATGAAAAAACAGCAAACTGTTGATATAGAATTAAAACCTACTTGTGCTCCTCAATTTATGCGCATCGCCAAGGAAATGGGCGTTAATATGAGATTTAGCAGGGGATGTTTGGCTGGGACGTCGTATTGTATTATCGGTCCCAAAGGTCAAGTTCAGCCTTGTGCATACTTAAATATCCCGCTGGGGGATGTTCGGGAGACCCCCTTTGATGAAATCTGGCGAAATAATGAAGTGTTAGAGACACTGCGTACCCTGGATTATAAAGGGGGCTGCGGGTCATGTCAGTATAAACGTGTCTGCGGCGGCTGTCGTGCTCGAGCTGCCTATTATAACGAAGGGGATTATATGGCTGAGGAACCTTGGTGCCTATATCATGGAAGGAAGGGGGTTTAGTATGGATGCTAAGGAACGGACCTTACTAAATGCCATTCAAAACAATTTTCCAATAGCTGTCCATCCGTATTGGCTCCTTGGCGAAATGGCGGGAATAACTGAGGACGATGCTTTTCGACGGATTCAGAAACTTAGACAGGAAGGCATCATTCGCCGCTTAGGGGGAGTTTTTGATTCCCGTCGTTTAGGGTATTACAGCACTTTATGCGCAGGAAAAGTTCCCGAAGATAAAATCTCACTTCTTGCTCATCTCCTCGAGAAAATTCCGGGGGTGACTCATAATTATATTCGTGATCACTCCTATAATGTCTGGTTCACGCTGATTGCCCGCTCATATTCTGCTGCTGAACATATCCTTCAAACTATTCGGAAAGAAACTGGACTCACGGACATCTTTACCCTGCCGGCATCCCGGGTCTTTAAAATCAACGTCAATTTTGATTTTGATCCAGCCATTGATGAGGTTGATCAAGAAGAAACCATCAACAGCGGCAAACAGGGAAGGATTGGTGAGCATAAAGAAGAAGTTTCTCCCTATAAGTTAAGTAGTGAGGAGATAGAGCTAATTCGAATTATTCAGGGTAATCTGCCGGATTCCCCCACGCCCTTTACAGTCCTTGCCGATCAACTGCAATGGCCCGTTGACAAAGTGATAGCCCTGGCCAACCATTTGCTGGAAGTGAAGATCATTCGTCGTTTCGGGGCCGTTCTTCGCCATCAAAAGGCAGGTTTTGTTGCCAATGTCATGGGAGTTTGGCAAGTTGATCCTGATCAAGCTGACAAGGTGGGGCAAATTATGGCGAAATTTAAAGAAGTCAGTCATTGTTACCAGAGACCCACATTGCCGGATTGGCCTTATAACCTTTTTACCATGATTCATGGACGTACTTCTGAGGATTGCGAAGAAATCATGAAGAAAATTTCTCTTACTACGGGAGTAAAGACTTATGCCATGCTCTCCAGCATTGTTGAATTAAAAAAGAGCAGTATGCAATATTTTCTTGAAGAAGAGGTTTATTAGAAAGGGGGCATACGTTTTGACATTTCGTGATGAAAAAAGTTGTCAAGCCTTTGCCAAAGCTCAAATAATCATTCCCGGAGGAGTCAATTCTCCCGTGCGGGCTTTTAAATCCGTTGGCCGGGAGCCTGTTTTTATCGAGCGGGGTGAAGGCGCTTATATTTGGGATATCGATGGCAATCGATACATAGACTATGTAGGGTCATGGGGACCTCTAATTGTTGGACATGCTCATCCGGAGGTTGTTGAAGTTATCAAACGGGTTGCGGAACGGGGAACAAGCTATGGAGCACCTACGGAAGTTGAAACTGTCCTCGCTGAAGAAGTCTTGAAAGCTTATCCTTCCATGGAGATGATACGCATGGTTAATTCCGGTACGGAAGCGACCATGAGTGCCTTGCGTTTAGCACGAGGGGCTACCGGCAGATCTAAGATAGTTAAATTTGAAGGATGTTACCATGGCCATGCGGACCAGCTATTAATTAAGGCCGGCAGCGGGGCTCTCACCTTTGGGGTGCCCAGTTCTCCGGGAGTACCAACCCAGACGGCTACGACAACTATTTCGGCTAGGTTTAATGACCTGCAAGGGCTGGCAGAGATTTTCCAAAGTGAAGGGGAAGATATTGCCTGTGTCATATTAGAACCCGTTGCGGGAAATATGGGTGTGGTATTGCCGGATGTTGAATTTCTAAAAGGAGTTCGGAGACTGACAGAAGAGTATGGAGCGCTGCTGATTTTTGATGAGGTCATGACCGGTTTCAGAGTAAGTTACGGAGGAGCCCAGGCTCATTTTGGAATTGATCCGGATCTGACCTGTTTGGGAAAAGTGATCGGTGGGGGACTCCCCGTAGGCGCTTACGGCGGCAAGCGGAAGTACATGTCCCAAATATCCCCAAGCGGTCCTATCTATCAGGCAGGAACTCTTTCAGGGAATCCTTTGGCTATGAACGCCGGTTTAGCTACCTTAAAGCTGCTACAGCGGCCGGGAACCTATCAGGAACTCCAAGCCAAGACCCTTCGTCTTTCCGAAGGCTTGAAACAGTTAGCTCAGGAAGCTGGTCTACCCATTTGGGTAAATGCTATTGGGGCTATGTTTTCGGCATTTTTTACAGCTGAACCGGTTAAGGATTATGCTAGTGCCTGTACCTCGGATGTTGAAGGATTTGCTAAGTTCTTCCGGGGAATGTTAGAGCGGGGCATCTATTTAGCACCCAGTCAATTTGAAGCGGTCTTTTTATCCACCGCCCATACAGAAGCGGACATTGATCAAACCTTGGAGCAAGCTCGAAGTGTCTTAAAAACTCTCTGATAATTGATATCAAAAGAGGTGTCTGAATGAAACCCAAACGCATCTTGAGAGCTCTGATCACGGTTGTTTTGCTGGCAGCTTTGGTCGCGGTGCTCTATTTCTCTCGAAACTCCGATCCAACCAACCCCCATGCTTCCATACCGGAAGAAACTTGGATTCATGGACCAAAAGGGCATGGTTATGCGGTCATGAACAATCAGCAGCCGTGGAAACAGTGTTACCCTTGTCATGAAAAGCAAGGATTGGGCGGAGAAGAGTACTGTCAGAGCTGTCATGATCAATCAGGGGTTAATGTGGCGATACCCCAAAAACCTTCACAATAAAACACTTTTTTGTCTCAGTTAAAAATTGCACAAAATACGCTTTGATCGGTTTTCAAAAGCTGTTCAAGGCGTATTTTCTCACTGTTAGGGCTTTTAACCTAATTACGCATATTCCTTTTATTCTAATTGGGCATAATTGCAGGTATGATAAGCGGCGAACTCCATAAAAATATAAAGAAATTGTTCTGTGGGAGATGGATTTGCTTGATTAGAACCTTTGGCTTAAAAAAGGACTTGGAAGCTGTTGTTAACTTTGATTTGGATAGCTTAATCAATCATGATCTTCTATGGTTTTGGGCGGATTTTGATCATCCCAGTGAGTCTGAGATCGATTTGCTGCGCCGCTGCTTCAATTTCCACCCCTTGTCCATTGAAGACAGTATTTATTCCCTGAACAAACCAAAATTAGACTACTACGAAGAGTATAATTTTTTTATTCTTAATGCATTACAAAGTGATACCCTTGCCCCCAAAGAGATATCCTTATATGTCAGCCCAAATTATATCATATCCTTCCATATGGAAAGCCTGACTGAAATCAATGAAGCTTGGGATAGAGTCACCAGGGAACGAAGCAATTGGGACAAAGGGCCGCCCTTTGTGGCTTATCAGATATTTGATAAGATTGTCGATCAGTTTTTTCCTGCAGTTTACGAGATCGAAGACAAATTAGATGAAATCGACTCAAATCCAGATAATAAATCCATTCATCAAATTTTAGATGTCATCTTTCAACTTAGAGGAGATATCCTCAAACTACGCAGAATTATTGCTTCCATGAGAGATTTAGTGTATCGAATTTTAAACTCCGAGCGGCTCCACAGCTTTAAAGAACATAAACTTTATTTTTCGGATATCCACGATCATTTATTAAAACTCTCAGAGATGCTTGACTCAAGCAGGGAAATAACCTCTGACCTGAGAGATAGCTATTTATCTATGAATTCCAACTGGATGAATACTAATATGATGGTTTTGACGGTGATCACTACCATTTTCATCCCGTTAAATTTAGTCGCAGGAATTTATGGTATGAACTTTAAACACATGCCAGAATTGAATTGGAAATATGGTTATTTTATAGTCTTGGGTGTGATGATTTGTATAGGAATCTCCATGTTCTTGTGGTTTAAACGCAAAGGCTGGTTCAACTCATAGAATAATAATGTAGGGACGAAAGAAAGGTGAATGTCATGAAGTTTAAAGACTTCCAGTATCAGCGGCCGGATCTGTCCGAGGTGGAAAGTCAGTTTAACCGGTTGCTGAGTAAATTTGATCAAGCCGATGACGTTGAAGAACAAACGAAAGTATTGGTAGAGATCAACGAATTAAGAAGTAAGTTTGAGTCTATGGAGCAAATTGTCCATATACGACATACTGTGGATACTACGGATCCTTTCTATGAAAAGGAACAAACCTTTTTTGACGAAGGAACTCCAATCTATCAGGGTCTGATCTCACGATATTATCATTCCTTGGTTAACTCCCGGTTCAGACAGGCTTTAGAAGAAAAGTGGGGGAAGCAGCTTTTTGTCAAAGCAGATTTAACCCTAAAGACCTTCACTAACGAAATTATTGAGGATTTGCAGCTGGAAAATAAACTATCCAGTGATTATACCAAACTTCTTGCTTCTGCCAAGATACTTTTTGGAGGGGAAGAGAGAAATCTTCCTGGTCTGGTGCCCTTTCAGATGTCGAGGGATCGTGGAATACGCAAGCGGGCCAATGAAGCCAAATACACTTATTTTAAAGCCAATGAAGGGATGCTGGACGACATATATGACCGTCTGGTTAAGGTCAGGACGCAGATGGCTGAGAAATTAGGCTATGCCGACTTTATTGAACTTGGCTATGCCCGCATGCTTCGTTCCGATTATTCCCCGGAAATGGTGGCAAATTTTCGAAAGCAGGTTAAAGATTTTATTGTGCCTCTTGCCAGTAAACTGCGGGAACGGCAAAGAAAACGTTTAGGTTTAAAGACACTGGCGTATTATGATGAGAAATTGAGTTTTCTGACCGGAAATGCCGTACCCCATGGGGATGCAGAGTGGATAGTGGCTAATGGAGGACAAATGTACCGTGAACTGTCCCCTGAGACAGGGGAATTCTTTCAGTATATGACGGACCATGAGTTAATGGATTTGGTCAGTAAAAAAGGTAAAGCAGGAGGAGGTTACTGTACTTATATAAGCGATTATCAGGCTCCTTATATCTTTTCAAATTTTAACGGCACCTCCGGCGATATCGATGTTCTGACCCATGAAGCCGGGCATGCCTTTCAGGTCTATTGCAGCAAAAACTATCCAATCCCAGAGTACCATTGGCCGACCTATGAGGCTTGCGAAATTCACTCCATGAGTATGGAATTTTTTACTTGGCCTTGGATGAATTTATTCTTTCAATATGACACTGAAAAATACAAGTTCAATCATTTAAGTGAAGCTCTTTTGTTCATTCCATACGGAGTTTGCGTGGATGAATTCCAGCACTATGTCTACGCACATCCGGAAGCTTCACCTCAAGACAGAAAAACAGCCTGGCGAGAACTTGAAAAAATATACTTGCCTCATCGAAACTACGAAGACAATGACTATTTGGAACTGGGCAGCTATTGGCACCAGCAGGGGCATATCTTCGGAGATCCCTTTTATTATATCGATTACACATTAGCCCAGATATGTGCCTTTCAGTTTTGGAAAAAGTCTCGAGATAACCGGGAATCTGCTTGGGCAGAGTACCTGAGACTGTGCCGGGCCGGAGGAAGCCAATCTTTTTTGGAACTGGTTAAGTTGGCGAACTTAGATTCTCCCTTCCGAGACGGGTGCATCTCTTCAGTGGTGAAGACCGTTGCAGGATGGCTGGATGAGGTAGACGATACAAAACTTTGATTTTGATATTGAATAAAGTTATTAGAGTGGCATCAATCCCAGCAACATTTTGTTGCTGGGATTGATGCCTTTTTTGTATAAAATCACCTTCGCTTAAGACTACATTTGCAATTTGTAAGAATATAATTTATTAAGTTAAAATTGCCATGATTTTAGAAGGAGGAATAAAAATGTTAAGAATCAATGAGTACAGTGAAGAGCAGTTAAGTGTACTTAGGGAGAGAGATCGTCGAGAATACATTTTTAAAATCCTAGGAATCATCAGCGCAATAATTATGGCTCTGTTTTTATAATTGCTAAGTTATTTTAGTGGTGCTCTTAGTAAAAAGTAAAAAAAGCACGTTGATTGTCCAGTTCAACGTGCTTTGAATATATCCACCTGTTGTACTTAAACCCTTAGCAAAGGGTAAGAATAACAGGCAGGTTCAGGAAATGCCCTTATAAACAGCCGGAGGATTACTGTTTAAAAAAGGCGCTTCCAACATTTAGCCCACCTTCTAGAAAAGCAACTTGAGTAATCCCTTTGGCTTGAAGCATGCAGGCTGCTTCATAGCCACGAATACCTAATCCGCAGACGGTTACGATTAAACAATCTCGGGGAATTTCTTTCCAACGTTCTCGAAGTTCGCCTAAGCCAATAACCATTGTTCCTGGAACGGCTAAGGGATTTGCCGCTACTTCATCTGGTTCCCGAATGTCGAGAATGCAAAGCTTTTCTCCAGCATTTAAGCGTTTGGTAACATCTTCAGCAGTGATGCCGATGGCAATTCCCCGCCGGATATTTTCTAAGGTTGTAGCAGCATGAATCAGCACATCAATAGCTGTTGCAAAGGGTGGGGCATAAGCTAAATCCAGATCAATAAGGTCTTTCACCTTAGCGCCAAATTTCAGGGCTGTTACCAGTACGTCTAGCCTCTTGGCACTTTCGCCGATACCACAGACTTGAGCTCCTAACAGTCGTCCGTTTTCATGTTCGGCAATTAATTTAATAGTGATTAAACCGTGCATAGGGTAATAGTGAGTAGCATCGAGACCGCTGCTGACACTTGTTACCACATTGTAGCCCCTTTTTCGAGCCTCTTCTTCACTAAGGCCGGTACGTCCGATATTGAAATCAAAGGCTTGAAGTATGGAGGTACCTTCAACAGGAGCAAAGCGGGAAGGTAGTCCGGCAATATGGTCTGCAATCACGCGTCCTTGCTTGTTGGCTGTTGAAGCCAAAGGAATATAGACGGGCTCTTCAGTGATGAGATGCCGCTGTTCAGTGCAGTCACCGCCGGCATAGATAGCCGGATCACTGGTTAGTTGATGCTCATCAACCTTAATGGCTCCAGTGTTGCCTATGGTAAGTCCGGCTTCTTGGGCAAGGCTGATTTCAGGACGTACTCCCGTTGCAATAATCACCGCTTCCGTATTAATGGTCCCCTGTTCCGTAACCACTCGGCAGACATTGCCTTCAGCATCTCCCTCAAAGCCCTTAACTTTGCAGGATAGCAGGAGTTCCACATCATGTCCCTTCATTTTTTGCTCTACCAGCTTTGACATATCTGAATCAAGGAGTTTTGGTAACACACGGGAATCTGCCTCACATACCGTCACCTTTAAGCGAGGGCTGGCCAGCGCATCGGCTGTTTCAATTCCAATCAAGCCCGATCCAATGATAGTAACATGCTTTATCTTTTTTAGTTTGATTAATTCTTTCACTTTCTGGGCATCCTGAGGATGATGGAAGGTAAAGATTTGACCCAAATCCACTCCTGGAATGGGTGGAATACTCGGCTTAGCGCCGGTGGCCAATATCAGATAATCATAAGGCAGGGCTTCCTCGGTATTGGCCACCAAATCCCGCACCAAAACAGTTTTATTCCCTCTGTCAATTTTGAGAGCTTCTGTTTGAGTACGAACGTTGATGTTTTTTTGTTTGCGGAAGAATTCGCTATCTCTCAAGACACCATAAGAAGTCATCATCAAGTCGTCTAACTTAGGCACCAGGTTACCGACATAAAGGGGCAGACCGCATCCTCCGTAAGAAATCAAGCTTCCTCTTTCGATGATCGTTATTACCGCTTCCGGAGATATCCGTCTTAACCGTGCAGCTACTTTGGGTCCAATGGCTACTCCTCCTACAATGATTACGTTCATTATTTTCGCTCCTCAACGTATAAATTAAAAAATTATCAAGACAATTCTAAAAACTCCAGGAAAGGCTTTTTCATGCTGATTAAGGCATTGACCATCAGCTCCACTAATCCGCCATATTGGACATTAAATTTCTCTGTGACTTCGTAAAATTCCAGAATGTCCCGAATAGCTCCTTTGCAGTTGGAACAAGGAGCACAAACGTACTTAGGCAGGCTTGTATTCTCCATGCAGTCCTGAAAAGCCCCCAGAATTTGATTAAACTTCATGCGGGAACTGACTTTGTTTCTCCACTCAGAAAAATTCATGGAATTGGTAATAGCGAATCCGCCCCCGCCTCCACAGCAGTAATTGTTTACTCCGTGAGGAGTCATCTCCCTGAATTGAGGACAGATGGCTTTCAAGACGTTTCGCTGAGGTTCGACAATACCCATTCCACGTACATAATTGCATGGATCATGAAGAGTCACTGGGAAATTATTTTTGCTGGGATCCAGGTTCAATTGTTTTTTGTCAACCATATCCCAAAGGAGAGGTAAGCAGCTTTCAACGGGGACTTTGGCATCTCCGTACAGCATACGGTCTCCTACTACAGCCGAAGCTTTGTGAGCATGGCCGCATTCAGCGATCACTATGCGGTTAACGCCCAGGTCTTTGGCAACTTTCATTTGGAGAGTGGCCAGCTTTCTTGCTTGAAAATCATCATACCAAATGCCGTAATTCACATTGTCATATCCAGCAATTTCACTGCTGAGTGTCCAGTTTAAACCCGCTTCCTCAAAAAGAATGGCAAAAGCAATGGGGTTCTCCGGCCACGCCATATATTCTCCGGCATTATGTAAAAGTAAGATGTCTGCTCCTTTTTTATCAATGGGAAACTTGATCTTTAGACCAAATTTTTCTTCCAAATCTTCTTCTAAAAATTCAATGGTATCTAAGAAAGCAGGCTTAGTAATTCCCGTAGATGAGCCTGTTTTAAGCTGAAGCATGGTACCTTTAGTATGCAGAGGAAGAGGGGCAATTCCTAATTCCTGGCTGAAGACTTTACGGATTTCTTTGGTAAGAATCGCGTTATCTAAGCCAAGAGGGCAGGTTTGTGCGCAACGACGGCAAAGATTGCAGCGATAAGCTAATTCACCGAGACGAGCAATGGTTTCCCAATTGACATCGATATCTGCCCCAACAAAACTGCCAAGCAGCTTACCGCCTGTTGTAAAGTATTTTTTAACAATCTTTCTGAGAACTTCAGAACGAAAAATAGGTCGGTATAATTCATTTTTCCCAGATGCTTCATATACATGACAGGCAGCTGAGCATGTGTCACATTTAGCACAATATTCGAAGGACAATAAAAAGGGTTGGAGTGCTCCATTATTGGC
This Desulfosporosinus orientis DSM 765 DNA region includes the following protein-coding sequences:
- a CDS encoding Lrp/AsnC family transcriptional regulator, coding for MDAKERTLLNAIQNNFPIAVHPYWLLGEMAGITEDDAFRRIQKLRQEGIIRRLGGVFDSRRLGYYSTLCAGKVPEDKISLLAHLLEKIPGVTHNYIRDHSYNVWFTLIARSYSAAEHILQTIRKETGLTDIFTLPASRVFKINVNFDFDPAIDEVDQEETINSGKQGRIGEHKEEVSPYKLSSEEIELIRIIQGNLPDSPTPFTVLADQLQWPVDKVIALANHLLEVKIIRRFGAVLRHQKAGFVANVMGVWQVDPDQADKVGQIMAKFKEVSHCYQRPTLPDWPYNLFTMIHGRTSEDCEEIMKKISLTTGVKTYAMLSSIVELKKSSMQYFLEEEVY
- the nirJ1 gene encoding putative heme d1 biosynthesis radical SAM protein NirJ1, whose protein sequence is MISVTKLLFDTEYFGDSLRYSKHSLGSQNGTTVNSGPVVVWNSTRTCNLKCAHCYMESDAQKYQDEMTTEEAKRFIDDLADFRVPVLLFSGGEPLIRPDFFELAEYASAKGIRATLSTNGTLITPEAAKRIKEIGVGYVGISLDGLRDVNDKFRGKEGAFQAAMEGIQNCVAVNQRVGLRFTINQHNYQELDKIFDFIEAENIDRVCFYHLVYSGRGSQMIAEDVTPEESRKALDTIIRRTRDFEERGLKKEILTVDNHCDGVYMYLQALKDDPARAERIKNLIGFNGGNRSGIAFGEVDPLGNVHPDQFTQHITFGNVRERKFGDIWTDLTHPILAGLKDRKGLLKGRCASCSHLSMCNGNFRTRAEAVTGDFWESDPACYLTDDEIN
- the nirJ2 gene encoding putative heme d1 biosynthesis radical SAM protein NirJ2 — protein: MIVSWNTTNDCNMFCDHCYRDAGCKAEEELSTSEAKTLLEQIAKAGFKIMIFSGGEPLMRPDIVELVAHATSLGLRPVFGTNGTLITLDLARQLKEAGAMGMGISLDSLDKEKHDKFRKFPGAWDGAVQGMKNCREVGLPFQIHTTIMDWNAHEVEAITDFAVEMGAVAHHFFFLVPTGRAVSIEEESLRAEAYEDILTRIMKKQQTVDIELKPTCAPQFMRIAKEMGVNMRFSRGCLAGTSYCIIGPKGQVQPCAYLNIPLGDVRETPFDEIWRNNEVLETLRTLDYKGGCGSCQYKRVCGGCRARAAYYNEGDYMAEEPWCLYHGRKGV
- the hemB gene encoding porphobilinogen synthase — encoded protein: MELKRRPRRLRANETIRSMVRENHIRIENLIYPMFVMPGEKQKVEVSSMPGVYNFSLDEFIIALKEVVELGVPAILLFGIPESKDSVGSGAYHEHGIVQQAVRLAKQHYPDLYVVTDVCLCEYTDHGHCGLIENGQILNDPTLKLLANTALSHAQAGADMVAPSDMMDGRVAAIRETLDKEGFSHIPIMAYSAKFASGFYGPFREAAGSTPQFGDRKTYQMDPANGDEAMLETELDIEEGADMIIVKPALSYGDIIYRTKQKYGIPLAAYNVSGEYAMVKAAAEKGWIDEKRIVMEALLSMKRAGADLLITYHALDVARWLREEI
- the cobA gene encoding uroporphyrinogen-III C-methyltransferase yields the protein MSKGYVYLVGAGPGDPKLITVKGSECIAKADVLVYDRLASRRLLALARPDCELIYVGKSPDRHTLKQDEINQVLVDKGLEGKIVTRLKGGDPFVFGRGGEEAEALLKAGIQFEVVPGITSAISVPAYAGIPVTHRDLTSSFAVITGHEDPTKNETSIHWDHLAQSHGTLVFLMGMENLPLIAQKLVENGKKPTTPVGIIQWGTRPEQRTLVGQLDTISEDVKKEGFTNPSIIIVGEVVSLREKLQWFEKKPLFGQRIVVTRARHQASVLTQEIEALGGEAWEFPAIDIAPPTDKSYLIKAMNNLRQFQWLIFTSVNGVEGFFEELRIQDRDVRDLAGLEVVAIGPATKAALEKRGLRAAYVPEEYRAENIVEGLKGRVSAGQKVLLARAEEARDVLPASLKAMGAEVWDVPVYKTVLGDANREELQRMLRDKEIHKVTFTSSSTVRNFLELLHGDISLLSEVDLYSIGPITSGTARKLGLTIYKEAKEYTIPGLVEALMEG